The following proteins are co-located in the Candidatus Competibacteraceae bacterium genome:
- a CDS encoding phosphate-starvation-inducible PsiE family protein, giving the protein MEKPPNHIPPPDHDLSDGLHIDQSEEPLIHWLLVIIRFCVRILAILMTLVIIWSVADVAWVIYQRAAAPIVGLLSVNDILASFGAFMAALIAIEIFLNIVLYLRDDVLHVKLVLATALMAIARKVIVMDYKTVEPEYIWATAAVIFSLSIGYWLVAKKLQ; this is encoded by the coding sequence ATGGAAAAACCTCCCAACCACATCCCGCCACCCGATCACGACCTCTCCGATGGTCTGCATATCGACCAGAGCGAGGAACCTCTGATCCACTGGCTGCTCGTCATTATCCGGTTTTGCGTGCGGATACTGGCGATACTGATGACCCTGGTGATCATCTGGAGCGTCGCCGATGTGGCTTGGGTGATTTATCAGCGTGCGGCGGCGCCGATTGTGGGGTTGCTGAGCGTCAATGATATTTTAGCTTCGTTCGGCGCCTTCATGGCGGCTCTGATCGCCATCGAAATTTTTCTGAACATCGTGCTGTACCTGCGCGACGACGTGTTGCATGTCAAACTGGTGCTCGCCACGGCGCTGATGGCGATCGCCCGAAAGGTGATCGTGATGGACTACAAAACCGTGGAGCCCGAATACATCTGGGCAACGGCGGCGGTCATTTTTTCTCTAAGTATTGGCTACTGGCTGGTGGCCAAGAAACTCCAATAA
- a CDS encoding ATP-binding cassette domain-containing protein: MKGEILARVERLTRSYGDMRVVDEITFTLHRGQVLGFLGLNGAGKSTTMRMLAGVLAPDAGRIVINGADLLDQPRQAKQSIGYLPEQPPLYRELTVDEQLCYSARLHGLDRVACRQALLQIKERCGLADVGRRLIGNLSKGYRQRVGLAQAILHDPPVLVLDEPTVGLDPFQLREIRELIRTLGRDRGVILSTHLLPEVQATCTHVQIIRAGRLVYAGALADLEQQRRSTHLRVGLNAAPPTASLARLPGVVRVEELGIGRFRLHHAPGAAPHQAVLERACADGWDLWEMTPEHTGLEQIFVDLTLGEAPV, translated from the coding sequence ATGAAAGGCGAGATACTGGCGCGGGTGGAGCGATTGACCCGCAGCTACGGCGATATGCGGGTGGTCGATGAAATCACTTTCACTCTCCACAGGGGCCAGGTTCTTGGATTTCTTGGCCTCAACGGGGCGGGCAAATCGACTACGATGCGGATGCTGGCGGGTGTGTTGGCGCCGGACGCCGGGCGGATCGTCATCAACGGCGCCGATTTGCTGGATCAACCGCGTCAGGCCAAGCAATCGATCGGCTATCTGCCCGAGCAACCTCCGCTTTATCGCGAACTGACGGTGGACGAACAGTTGTGCTACAGCGCCCGCCTGCACGGGCTCGATCGCGTGGCCTGCCGCCAAGCCCTGCTTCAGATCAAGGAGCGCTGCGGGCTGGCGGATGTCGGCCGACGCCTGATCGGCAATTTGTCCAAGGGATATCGGCAGCGGGTCGGTCTGGCCCAGGCCATCCTGCACGACCCCCCGGTGCTGGTGCTGGACGAGCCGACCGTCGGCCTGGACCCTTTCCAACTGCGCGAGATTCGCGAGTTGATCCGCACGCTGGGGCGGGATCGCGGGGTGATTCTGTCCACCCATCTGTTACCCGAGGTGCAGGCGACCTGCACCCATGTGCAGATCATCCGGGCCGGACGGCTGGTGTACGCCGGCGCGCTGGCCGATTTGGAACAGCAACGGCGCTCCACCCACCTGCGGGTCGGGCTGAACGCAGCGCCGCCGACCGCGAGCCTGGCGCGACTGCCGGGAGTCGTCCGGGTCGAGGAACTCGGTATCGGCCGGTTTAGACTCCATCATGCCCCCGGCGCCGCGCCCCACCAGGCCGTGCTCGAACGGGCTTGCGCCGATGGCTGGGATCTGTGGGAAATGACCCCGGAACACACCGGCCTGGAACAAATCTTTGTCGATCTGACGCTGGGGGAGGCGCCGGTATGA
- the rpmB gene encoding 50S ribosomal protein L28 translates to MSRVCQVTGKGPATGNNVSHANNKTRRRFLPNLHIHRFWVESERRFVRLRVSSHGMRIIDKKGIDAVLAGLRAHGEKV, encoded by the coding sequence ATGTCAAGAGTTTGCCAAGTGACGGGGAAAGGCCCCGCTACCGGAAATAATGTATCGCACGCTAATAACAAGACCCGTCGTCGCTTTCTACCGAACTTGCATATTCATCGCTTTTGGGTTGAAAGTGAGCGGCGTTTTGTGCGTCTACGGGTATCTTCGCATGGTATGCGGATCATCGATAAAAAAGGTATTGACGCCGTTTTGGCCGGGTTACGTGCCCACGGTGAGAAAGTTTAA
- the rpmG gene encoding 50S ribosomal protein L33, with product MRDKIKLVSTAGTGHFYTTTKNKRTMPEKLEMKKYDPVVRKHVPYKEAKIK from the coding sequence ATGCGTGATAAGATCAAGCTGGTGTCCACCGCTGGTACGGGTCATTTCTATACAACGACTAAGAACAAGCGCACAATGCCTGAAAAGCTGGAAATGAAAAAATACGATCCGGTGGTCCGTAAGCATGTTCCCTACAAGGAAGCGAAGATCAAATAG
- a CDS encoding fatty acid desaturase, which produces MVHGFLDLSFWELVLATLLMTHVTIAAVTIFLHRAQAHRALDLHPVISHFFRFWLWLTTGMATKQWVAIHRKHHAKCETPDDPHSPQVLGIRKVLWEGAELYRSEALNSETMKRYGHGTPDDWLETHLYARYDQLGITLMLFVDLALFGVSGLTVWAIQLLWIPFWAAGVVNGLGHYWGYRNYEPRDASANLLPIGLIIGGEELHNNHHAFPSSAKLSNHWWEFDIGWLYIRILTILRLAHVKKIAPVPQQLPDKQAIDLDTLRAVVLGRLYVMADFGRNVVVPVLREELRKADDSRRRILRRTKGLLLREEARLDDRDRARLRSVLDMSQALCTVYEFRMSLQSLWNRTTVSHEKLLASLQDWCTQAEASGIQALQEFAQSLRGYSVRSI; this is translated from the coding sequence ATCGTTCATGGTTTTCTGGATCTCTCTTTCTGGGAACTGGTGTTGGCAACGCTGTTGATGACGCATGTCACGATAGCCGCCGTCACGATTTTCCTGCACCGCGCCCAAGCACATCGTGCACTGGATTTGCACCCGGTCATCAGTCATTTCTTCCGATTCTGGCTATGGCTAACGACCGGCATGGCCACCAAACAGTGGGTCGCCATACATCGCAAGCATCACGCCAAGTGCGAAACACCGGACGATCCTCATAGCCCGCAGGTTTTGGGTATCCGCAAGGTGCTTTGGGAAGGTGCGGAATTGTATCGCTCTGAAGCACTTAACTCGGAGACCATGAAGCGCTACGGTCATGGCACACCCGATGATTGGCTGGAAACCCATCTCTATGCTCGCTATGACCAACTGGGTATTACGCTGATGCTGTTTGTTGATCTGGCCTTATTTGGTGTCTCGGGACTCACCGTTTGGGCTATACAATTGCTATGGATTCCATTCTGGGCCGCCGGAGTCGTCAATGGCTTAGGGCACTATTGGGGTTATCGAAATTATGAACCTCGCGATGCCTCCGCCAACCTTCTACCGATCGGATTGATAATCGGCGGGGAAGAACTGCATAACAACCATCACGCCTTCCCTAGTTCGGCCAAGCTGTCGAACCACTGGTGGGAATTTGACATTGGCTGGTTGTACATCCGGATTTTGACAATCCTGCGATTGGCACACGTCAAGAAAATCGCGCCAGTACCACAACAACTACCGGATAAACAGGCTATTGATCTGGATACACTACGAGCCGTTGTGCTTGGTCGATTGTATGTGATGGCCGATTTCGGCCGTAATGTAGTGGTACCAGTGCTGCGGGAGGAGTTACGAAAAGCCGATGATTCCCGGCGCCGCATACTCAGGCGGACCAAGGGATTATTGCTGCGGGAAGAGGCGCGACTGGACGACCGTGATCGCGCCCGACTACGCAGTGTGCTCGACATGAGTCAAGCTCTATGCACCGTCTATGAATTTCGGATGAGCTTGCAAAGTCTGTGGAATCGCACAACTGTCAGCCATGAAAAACTGCTGGCATCGCTGCAAGATTGGTGTACACAGGCCGAGGCCAGTGGTATTCAAGCCCTACAGGAATTCGCGCAATCATTGCGTGGCTACTCAGTGCGCTCAATCTGA